The Cervus canadensis isolate Bull #8, Minnesota chromosome 13, ASM1932006v1, whole genome shotgun sequence genomic interval tcaggtggccaaagtattggagcttcagcttcagcatcagtccttccaaagaatattcagggttgatttcctttaggatggactggtttgatctccttgctgtccaagggcctctctagagtcttctccaacaccacagttcaaaagcaacaattattcagtgctcagccttctttatggtccaactctcatgtctgtacatgattactggaaaaaccatagcgttgaccatatggacctttgttggcaaagcgttgtctctgctttttaacacgctgtctaggtttgtcctaactttccttccaagtagcaagcaacttttaatttcatggctgcagtcactgtctgcagcgattttgaagcccaagaaaataaaatctgtcactgtttccacttttaccCTTCcctttgccatgaagtaatgggaccggatgccataaggataaactaataatttttaagtttCCAATTGGGAAATTTCAATGAGACGTCATTTCTTACTTAACCATGAGAAGTTATTTGGCTAGAAATACTGTGAAGCAATGGACTTGTAATTTCATTATGAAAACGTGCCATGGAAAGAAATTATTGTCATAGGGCTGGTTTTTCTATGAATAAAAACCTCTGGGATTTACATACAGCCTTGGTTAGGAAAGCTGCTGGCTTAAGTTTCCGCATGCTTAACAAGAAAGTGGGTGCCTTCCTTGTGTGTACATTAGGCAACGAATATGTATTTGTTCGATTTTTGTTGATCTTTGATTTCATGATTTTGCTTTGCGATTTTCtcttaagaaaacaaattataGTGATTTTGCCCGCGTTTCTCAGTACTCTATACTAGGGAAGGGAGAGTGGCTCTAAGGAAGACTGTTAGAGGGGCCTGGCGGTCCATTTTCCGTAAATAACACAGAGGCCAGGCAGCAACAGAACAGGGCCGGCAGAGTCAGTAGCCAGACCGCGAAGGTGTGCGGGCATTTAAAAAACATCTGATGATGAAGTATGTGTGTGGGCGTGTTTTACAGGGTTGCCGCGCCTGGATTACACGCGGTCTCCTCTTCCCGTAGCCTTCAGGTAGGTTGGCagtaagacaatttttttttttttccccttttttgcaACGGTACCTCTTTCCGCTGCGGTTTCAAAGCGGGCCCCTCCCACAAATGCAGAGGGTCCGCACCCATTATTAAAGAGTGTGCCAGCCCAGGATGGGCGCCCCAAGCGCCCCGTCTCGGACCCCGAGCACTGGACGCCCCCCTGCAAGGCAGGCAGAACCCACAGTGCCCCGAGGCTCCCCCGGCTCCGCGCAGGGATTCGGCTGCAACAGCCGGCCCGCAAGCCGTAGAGACAGGAGAGGCCGACCCCGCCGTGCGCAGCCTCGCGTCCCCTCCGGCCTTCCGCCGCCGCCGCGCAGCCGCACAGCCCGCAGCCCGCCCGGCAGCGCGCGGCCGCACCAATCGCGCCCGGCCGCCCCGGGCCTCCCCTCCCGGGGGGCTCCCTCCGCCCAACCGCCCGTGTGATTGACAGGTGGCCGGGCGGAAGCCGCCGCGCAGGCGCGTTGGCCGGCGCCGCGGCCCTCGGGCCGGGTCGCCGAGCTCCCGGCAGGCTCCGCGCCGCGGCTGCGCAGTGCCGCGCAGGCTTTTAATTCCATTGTGGAGAGGACGGCGTTATTTTTATTAAccggaggcggcggcggctgcggcggcggcggcggcggcgggaccCGTAAGTGcggggcgcgggcgcgggcggcggcggcggcgggcgggcgggcgcgcgggcgcgggcggcggcgggcgggcgggggcgcCGCGGCCGGCGGCCGGCccactcctctctcctctcctcagcCAGGCCTGCTCCGGGGCATGAAAGTCGGCAGCGCGTTCctgagcggcggcggcggcggcgcgggtaGCGGCGGGCGGGCGGAGATGGAGCCCAGCTTCCCGCCGGGCATGGTGATGTTCAACCACCGGCTGCCCCCGGTCGCCAGCTTCGCGCGGCCGGCGGGCGCGGCCGCCCCTCCCCCGCAGTGCGTGCTGGCCGCCGCCCCGGCCGCGGCCCCGGCCGCCGAGCCCCCCCCGGCGCCCGCCCCGGACGTGACTTTCAAGAAGGAGCCGGCGGCGCCCGGCGCGGCCTTCCCGGCGCAGAGGACCTCCTGGGGCTTCCTGCAGTCGCTGGTCAGCATCAAGCAGGAGAAGCCGGCCGACCCCGACGAGCCGCctggcgccccccacccccactacgGGGGGCTGTTCGCGGGGGCCGACGAGCGGGCGCAGGGGCTGGGCGGTGGGGACGGGGGCGGCGCGGGCGTCATCCAGGACCTGAGCGCCCTGCacccgccgccgcccgccccgcAGGCGCACCCGCACCCGCGCGACGTGCTGCTCGGCCGGACTGACGACCCCCGCGGCCCCGAGGAGCCCAAGCCGGACGCGAGCGTCAAGAAGGCCAAGAGGCCAAAGCCAGAATCTCAGGGAATCAAAGCCAAGAGGAAGCCGGGCGCCTCTTCCAAGCCGCCGCCGGCGGGGGACGGGGAGGGCGCCGTGCTGTCCCCGAGCCAGAAGCCCCACGTCTGCGACCACTGCAGCGCGGCGTTCCGCAGCTCCTACCACCTGCGCCGGCACGTCCTCATCCACACGGGCGAGCGGCCCTTCCAGTGCGGCCAGTGCAGCATGGGCTTCATCCAGAAGTACCTACTGCAGCGGCACGAGAAGATCCACAGCCGCGAGAAGCCCTTCGGTTGCGACCAGTGCAGCATGAAGTTCATCCAGAAGTACCACATGGAGAGGCACAAGCGCACGCACAGCGGAGAAAAGCCATACAGATGCGACACTTGCCAGCAGTACTTCTCCAGGACTGACCGGCTGCTGAAGCACAGGCGCACGTGCGGGGAGGCCCTGGGCAAGGGGGCGCCCGGCGCGGAGCCTGGGTCCTCCGGCAGCCACGGCAGCGTGGGTAGCCTGGCTGTGTTGTCTCAGGGAAATGCCAGTTCTTCGAGGAGAAAAGCGAAGTCCAAGAGCCTCGCCGTTGAGAGCAAGGAGCCCAAGACGGGGAAAGCGAATGAACCCCACCTGTCCAACAGTATAAACATGCAGAGTTACTCCGTAGAGATGCCTACTGTGTCTTCCAGTGGAGGCATCGTTGGCCCTGGCATAGACGAACTCCAGAAGAGGGTGCCAAAACTGATCTTCaagaaaggaagcaggaagagTACAGATAAAAACTACCTGAATTTTGTGTCACCGTTACCAGACCTGGTTGGGCAGAAgtccttgtctgggaaacccaGCGGCTCCCTTGGCATGGTGTCAAACAGTAGCGTGGAGACTATTAGTCTCCTCCAGAGTACAGGTGGCAAACAAGGTCAGATAAGCAGTAATTACGACGACGCCATGCAGTTCTCAAAGAAAAGAAGATACCTACCCACCGCCAGCAGCAACAGTGCCTTCTCCGTGAACGTGGGGCACATGGTGTCCCAGCAGTCCGTCATCCAGTCCGCCGGCGTCGGTGTTCTGGACAGTGAGGCCCCGTTGTCCCTTATTGACTCCTCCGCCCTGAACGCGGAGATTAAGTCTTGTCATGACAAGTCAGGAATTCCTGACGAGGTTTTACAGAGTATTTTGGATCAGTACTCCAACAAGTCGGAGAGCCAGAAGGAGGACCCCTTCAGCATAGCAGAACCACGAGTGGATCTGCACGCCTCAGGAGAACACTCGGAACTGGTTCAAGAGGAAAATTTGAGCCCCGGCACCCAAACTCCTTCAAATGACAAGGCGACCATGTTGCAAGAATACTCCAAATACCTCCAACAGGCTTTTGAAAAATCCACGAATGCAGGTTTTACTCTGGGACACGGTTTCCAGTTTGTCAGCCTGTCTTCACCTCTCCACAACCACACTTTATTCCCAGAAAAACAGATATACACTACATCTCCTTTGGAGTGTGGTTTCGGCCAGTCTGTTACCTCAGTGTTGCCATCTTCATTGCCAAAGCCTCCTTTTGGGATGTTGTTTGGGTCTCAGCCAGGTCTTTATTTATCCGCTTTGGATGCCACACATCAGCAGTTGACACCTTCCCAGGAGCTGGACGACCTGATAGATTCTCAGAAGAATTTAGAGACGTCGTCAGCCTTCCAGTCCTCATCTCAGAAACTGACTAGCCAGAAGGAACAACAGAAAAACTTAGAGTCCTCAACAAGCTTTCAGATTCCATCTCAGGAGTTAGCTAGCCAGATAGATCCTCAGAAAGACGTAGAGCCTAGAACAACGTACCAGATTGAGAACTTCGCACAAGCGTTTGGTTCTCAGTTCAAGTCGGGCAGCAGGGTGCCAATGACCTTTATCACTAACTCTAATGGAGAAGTGGACCATAGAGCAAGGACTTCAGTGTCAGATTTCTCAGGGTATACAAACATGATGTCTGATGTTAGTGAGCCATGTAGTACCAGAGTAAAGACCCCCACCAGCCAGAGTTACAGGTAAGGTCCCAGAAGTGACCAGGCTGGAGGTCTTCTaatgtaattttgttttattttgagaacACTGCCATTGGAATGTTTCTACACGATCCTATTAAGAATAATGTAATGCCCTTTCAATGCAACTTTTcatatttagtttattttgttaGCGTGATTTTAGCTCTGTTTGTATTATGATTTTTAATCAAAATCAATAGATTAAAATAGTTTGACATTCGAAGTGACAATGTTTAGCAATCAAATTTACATGTATAGATTGTCAGGGAATAGCCCAAaagttttaaatgcaaaaaaaaaaaaaaatcgtacaaaaaaacaaaacaaaacaaaaaatccacaaaaaaaaaactttgttgcTAGGATTAAGGTTATTCTAATTGCTTTACTCTCAGGAAAGTGTAATAACGCATGGGAATTCTGTACGTTATCACTGTAATGGAATATCCAATTTACAGATAGTATGATAATACATTTCATCACATAAGTAAGGGATCGAAAACATTTCAAATTGCTCTATCTGGGCTGATGTGATATACGTTTCATCATTTAAGGGATCGAAAACATTTCAATTTGCTGTCTCCATCTGGGCTGATCCAAAATTCTGAGATGTTGGCTACCTATATTTTGTTGCAGCTTTTAAATGTACTCTGATCTTCCAAACCAC includes:
- the ZNF281 gene encoding zinc finger protein 281 encodes the protein MKVGSAFLSGGGGGAGSGGRAEMEPSFPPGMVMFNHRLPPVASFARPAGAAAPPPQCVLAAAPAAAPAAEPPPAPAPDVTFKKEPAAPGAAFPAQRTSWGFLQSLVSIKQEKPADPDEPPGAPHPHYGGLFAGADERAQGLGGGDGGGAGVIQDLSALHPPPPAPQAHPHPRDVLLGRTDDPRGPEEPKPDASVKKAKRPKPESQGIKAKRKPGASSKPPPAGDGEGAVLSPSQKPHVCDHCSAAFRSSYHLRRHVLIHTGERPFQCGQCSMGFIQKYLLQRHEKIHSREKPFGCDQCSMKFIQKYHMERHKRTHSGEKPYRCDTCQQYFSRTDRLLKHRRTCGEALGKGAPGAEPGSSGSHGSVGSLAVLSQGNASSSRRKAKSKSLAVESKEPKTGKANEPHLSNSINMQSYSVEMPTVSSSGGIVGPGIDELQKRVPKLIFKKGSRKSTDKNYLNFVSPLPDLVGQKSLSGKPSGSLGMVSNSSVETISLLQSTGGKQGQISSNYDDAMQFSKKRRYLPTASSNSAFSVNVGHMVSQQSVIQSAGVGVLDSEAPLSLIDSSALNAEIKSCHDKSGIPDEVLQSILDQYSNKSESQKEDPFSIAEPRVDLHASGEHSELVQEENLSPGTQTPSNDKATMLQEYSKYLQQAFEKSTNAGFTLGHGFQFVSLSSPLHNHTLFPEKQIYTTSPLECGFGQSVTSVLPSSLPKPPFGMLFGSQPGLYLSALDATHQQLTPSQELDDLIDSQKNLETSSAFQSSSQKLTSQKEQQKNLESSTSFQIPSQELASQIDPQKDVEPRTTYQIENFAQAFGSQFKSGSRVPMTFITNSNGEVDHRARTSVSDFSGYTNMMSDVSEPCSTRVKTPTSQSYR